Proteins found in one Agaribacterium sp. ZY112 genomic segment:
- a CDS encoding Lrp/AsnC family transcriptional regulator, giving the protein MNSELDDYDLKILRTLQRNADYSMNELGDAVGLSHTPCWRRVKNLEQKGYIKQKVTLLDAKKMDINVSVHAYISILKHDEQSLLSFESSVNTISEIVECYSITGDKDYLLRIVVSSVEEYEKLLKTTLVHLPNVASVNSVFALKQVKYTTELPI; this is encoded by the coding sequence ATGAATTCTGAGCTTGATGATTACGATTTAAAAATATTAAGAACTTTACAGCGCAATGCGGACTACTCAATGAACGAGTTGGGTGATGCTGTTGGCCTAAGCCATACACCTTGCTGGCGACGAGTAAAGAACCTAGAGCAAAAGGGCTACATCAAACAAAAAGTTACTCTGCTCGATGCAAAGAAGATGGATATCAATGTCAGCGTACACGCCTATATAAGCATCTTAAAACATGACGAACAATCTTTATTAAGCTTTGAAAGCTCAGTCAACACCATCTCTGAAATTGTCGAATGCTATTCAATTACTGGGGATAAAGATTATTTATTACGCATTGTTGTAAGCAGCGTAGAAGAGTACGAAAAACTCCTAAAAACGACCCTTGTTCATCTCCCCAATGTTGCTTCAGTTAATTCGGTATTTGCACTAAAGCAGGTGAAATATACAACTGAGCTACCTATTTAG
- a CDS encoding NAD(P)H-quinone oxidoreductase: MKAICQSQQGGVETLFVKQLRRPVPKAGEVLIRVSHAGINRPDILQREGLYRASASHSPVLGLEVSGWVERLGADVDHSWLGQSVCALCDGGAYAEYVCVAVSQVLFVPKSMSMAQAAALPEALFTSWFNLIDNASLKEGERVLIHGAAGGLGHIALQLSLWRGARVVVTAGSEAKLAFCKGLGAHWQMNYKEEALLDYVPKHIPGKQLDLILDYIGGDYIQQHINLAADKARIIQLGFQQGAQVELNLMRLMLKRICLTGSTLRIRSRSEKAQICSAIKKNLLADIHLINVHVAEQFALADVAAAHEKMERGDYCGKLVLKV; encoded by the coding sequence ATGAAAGCGATATGTCAGAGTCAGCAAGGTGGGGTAGAGACTTTATTTGTTAAGCAGTTAAGGCGCCCTGTGCCAAAAGCGGGCGAAGTGCTTATCCGAGTGAGTCACGCTGGTATTAATCGCCCTGATATATTACAGCGCGAAGGTTTGTACCGCGCATCAGCTTCTCATAGCCCCGTTTTGGGCTTAGAGGTTTCTGGCTGGGTTGAGCGTTTAGGAGCCGATGTTGACCATAGCTGGTTGGGCCAAAGTGTGTGCGCACTATGCGATGGTGGTGCTTATGCCGAGTATGTTTGTGTCGCTGTTTCTCAAGTACTCTTTGTGCCTAAATCAATGTCGATGGCACAAGCTGCAGCATTGCCGGAGGCGCTATTTACTAGCTGGTTCAATTTGATTGATAACGCGTCTTTGAAAGAAGGTGAGCGTGTTTTGATTCACGGTGCCGCTGGTGGTTTGGGCCATATTGCTTTGCAGTTGTCATTGTGGCGCGGTGCTCGGGTAGTGGTAACTGCGGGCAGTGAGGCAAAGTTAGCTTTTTGCAAAGGTTTAGGTGCGCATTGGCAAATGAATTATAAGGAAGAAGCTTTACTGGATTACGTACCTAAGCATATTCCTGGTAAGCAGTTAGATCTTATCTTGGATTATATCGGTGGTGATTATATCCAGCAGCATATTAATTTGGCTGCTGATAAGGCGCGTATTATCCAGCTTGGGTTTCAGCAGGGGGCTCAGGTCGAGCTTAATCTTATGCGTTTGATGCTGAAACGTATTTGCCTAACAGGCTCTACGTTACGTATTCGTAGCCGCTCTGAAAAGGCGCAAATCTGTTCTGCTATAAAGAAGAACTTATTAGCGGATATACACCTTATTAATGTGCATGTTGCTGAGCAATTTGCCTTAGCCGATGTTGCTGCCGCTCATGAAAAAATGGAGCGTGGTGATTACTGCGGCAAGCTAGTGCTAAAGGTGTAG
- the pdxH gene encoding pyridoxamine 5'-phosphate oxidase has translation MDLESIRREYIAEGLSRERLADEPLAQFELWMQQAIDAGLKDPTAMTLATVDAEGWPNQRIVLLKHFDEQGFVFFTNYASNKSKDLELNPKACAHFPWHMMERQVKVQGRAEKISHTDSLRYFLSRPRESQLAAWASKQSHRINSRQFLLSQFDAMKRKFAAGDVPLPDFWGGYRIVIERVEFWQGRENRLHDRFQYSLNEGQWQVERLAP, from the coding sequence ATGGATTTAGAAAGTATACGTCGAGAATATATAGCAGAAGGACTTTCGAGAGAACGTCTAGCTGATGAGCCTCTGGCTCAGTTTGAATTATGGATGCAACAAGCGATAGATGCAGGCTTAAAAGATCCTACAGCTATGACACTGGCAACGGTCGATGCTGAGGGGTGGCCGAATCAGCGTATTGTTTTACTAAAGCATTTTGATGAGCAGGGTTTTGTCTTTTTCACTAATTACGCAAGTAATAAGTCTAAGGATTTGGAATTAAACCCCAAGGCCTGTGCTCATTTTCCTTGGCATATGATGGAGCGGCAGGTGAAAGTTCAGGGGCGAGCTGAAAAAATAAGCCACACGGATTCCCTGCGCTATTTTTTGAGTCGGCCAAGAGAAAGCCAGCTAGCTGCGTGGGCTTCTAAGCAGAGCCATCGAATTAATTCTCGTCAATTTCTTTTGTCTCAGTTTGATGCGATGAAGCGTAAGTTTGCAGCTGGTGATGTGCCTTTACCTGATTTTTGGGGGGGCTATCGTATTGTGATTGAGAGAGTCGAGTTTTGGCAGGGCAGGGAGAATCGTTTACATGATCGTTTTCAATACTCTCTAAACGAGGGGCAGTGGCAGGTTGAGCGTTTAGCCCCTTAA